Proteins from a single region of Macrobrachium nipponense isolate FS-2020 chromosome 11, ASM1510439v2, whole genome shotgun sequence:
- the LOC135201647 gene encoding uncharacterized protein LOC135201647 yields MGQNACKCPEPKVNALPQNVWEIAERGDARGVRDYLSLGGDVNAANAKGETLLAYAARNGKYNVLMELLKSSYLHLNTYHEYNGAGAYTPLWLAAANGHYQCASALMMSNLSCRIDTIGSKDNDLSAIMIAAEKGNWNIAKRLIVFRKDSRENLSPEEANYIFPLAVQGMQWDIGVRSLNYCSHYDSDSIEQFLNKAVERDYWEVILEVLKVKFRGRTMSILRFLSKSARELEWKVVAKLLEMMPEEVTFDKDLVEAALKFNTDKISQLVRENEYDAATMNGNLLIVAAGGTNEFIAKFLFNNIGHYPQWVVNHVLSLSALNGHLEFLQLLFQKNSDYIFTYSALSVAQKAASQGGHVNADRLLSKILDEETQAFANNYLKVKERVYS; encoded by the exons AACGTGTGGGAAATAGCAGAGCGGGGAGATGCCAGAGGCGTCAGGGACTATCTCTCCCTCGGCGGTGACGTCAACGCCGCCAACGCCAAGGGGGAGACTCTACTCGCTTACGCCGCCAGGAACGGGAAATACAACGTCCTCATGGAACTACTGAAGTCTTCGTATCTCCATCTAAACACCTACCACGAGTATAACGGCGCAGGGGCCTACACGCCCCTCTGGTTGGCCGCGGCAAATGGCCACTATCAATGCGCGAGTGCCTTGATGATGTCAAATTTGTCG TGCCGCATCGATACGATTGGAAGCAAGGATAACGACCTGTCTGCTATCATGATAGCAGCAGAGAAGGGCAACTGGAACATAGCCAAAAGACTTATAGTGTTCCGAAAAGACTCCCGTGAAAACTTGAGCCCTGAGGAGGCGAACTACATTTTCCCTCTAGCAGTCCAAGGAATGCAATGGGATATTGGGGTTCGGTCACTTAACTATTGCAGTCACTACGACAGTGATAGTATTGAGCAGTTTCTCAACAAAGCTGTTGAACGAGACTACTGGGAAGTCATACTCGAAGTACTGAAGGTTAAATTTAGAGGCAGGACGATGAGCATTTTACGTTTCTTGTCCAAATCGGCTCGTGAGTTGGAATGGAAGGTAGTTGCAAAGTTGCTTGAGATGATGCCAGAGGAAGTGACCTTCGATAAGGACCTGGTTGAAGCTGCTCTTAAATTTAACACAGATAAAATCTCTCAACTCGTTAGGGAAAACGAATACGACGCTGCAACAATGAATGGAAACTTACTGATCGTTGCAGCTGGGGGTACCAACGAATTCATTGCAAAGTTCCTGTTCAACAACATAGGGCATTATCCTCAATGGGTAGTGAATCATGTCCTCAGTCTCTCTGCATTGAATGGCCACCTTGAATTCCTACAGCTTTTGTTCCAGAAGAATTCAGATTATATATTCACCTACAGCGCCCTCAGCGTGGCACAGAAAGCGGCCAGCCAAGGTGGTCACGTCAACGCAGACAGACTGCTTTCCAAAATCCTTGATGAGGAAACTCAGGCGTTTGCCAACAATTATCTCAAAGTAAAGGAGAGGGTTTATTCGTAG